In Panthera tigris isolate Pti1 chromosome B1, P.tigris_Pti1_mat1.1, whole genome shotgun sequence, the sequence tccctctctctctccctctgcccctccaccgtgtatgctcactctcaaataaataaacattaaaaaagaaacaaacaaaaaaaaaacattgccatAGAAGCTGAGGGTACCCAATGTTCTTTGATGTGATGATAAGATGCCTGGTCCTCATGAACCCAAAACTCCATCTGCCAATGATGTGCTCAGCCGTGGGTGTTCACCATTTCACATTAACACAGACTCGAAACCACCTCCTTTACTGCACGCTGCCATTCTTGATGGCCGTTCACCTTCATCCTGGCATACTTTTTTCACTTTAGTTGAATCAGATGTTCCAGAATGGAGAGACACTCATGAAGCAGTATACACTCGTGCCTTGAAGCAAAACTAAACCACAaacagaggaagggggaaagcggaaagagagaggaggcagagcagTGGTGAAGGGTGGCTGACGGGAGTGAAAAGAGATGAGAACAGGCATCCCATGCtagggaggcagagagatgggtgggtagagggaagaaggaaaagaagaaggatgGCCAGTAGAAGAGACGTaaagaagaaagagcatgagacGTATGAGGAAGCAAAAGGAGAGGAAGCAAAAGGAGAAGAAGTAAAAGAGTCGATCGTTtttcccagaggagaaagcaaaaaTCCAACCACCCTATTTCCCTAATCTTTTTCCCACCTGGATCCCTCTGCAACAGTTCCAATTTGAATCCAAATAATGTCTGAGATTTGGGATTCACTAGTAAACTAGCTCTGATTCCCTAATCCCAGCACCGGATGTTTGGGGGTGTTGGGATTTGGAGTTAATTAATTCAGCCACCTGTAACATTCATTCAGATGTTGCTACCTTTTCATCTTTGTGCAAAGTTATTTGCAGATGCTGACTAACTGctttccccaccccttccttccacAGCCCTGAAGAGCTGTGTCCCAGCCTTCCCAGGCAACCTCTAGCCCCAAGCTCCTATAGTTCCAAGTGCAGACCTTGAACATCACGTAGAGATCCCAGAGAGAATTTATAGTTTTCTATGCTCCTTAAACTATGAGTGTGACCTCTTTATTGTGTGGGCTTCATATCGATCTCGCTAtggaaaatacagaggaaaaccTATAGTAGGTAAAAAGGGTGCGATTTTAGTTTCCCAAGCATAAGTGCTCATTGCTTTATGAGATAAAGCAGATTCAAAAGAATTCCACAAAGAGAATTTGGGGCCAGCCTGACAACTCTCCCTCAGCTTGCCTTCATACAGGTGTAGAGGCCTACTATTCAAAACGGTGACCTCACTGGGTGTTTCCTCAGACTTTTGCTGTCATACCCAAATAAAGCGTTTATAGATACCCTGCAAACAGTGATTGTAGCCATTAGAGTTTAAAAGTACTAAACTCCTTACCACTGAGTATTAACTGAAAGCTTTAAGAGGAGCAACAGAGACAGAAGTTTGTCTGAAGGACATCAGTTAAAGTCATTCCCCCAGAATATTTGCTTAGCACATGCTGCCACCTGCTTTGCCCAGGCTAAGATATGGGAGTCTTTGCGACCAGGCAAAACATCAAGTGCTCTGCTGTTTTGATACCATTCGGTAGCCCCCTTCTCCCTAGACCCCTTATGGTGCATGTCCTCTACCTACTTTacagagaattgaaaataaactTGTGGAATAATTGGAATTAAAACCCTTGCCCCTGACTTCAAAAAGGACTTCCCATTGTTTTTCCACTATATCACATTCCTCctacttttagaaataaaataatttcttccgAGAACACAGTTCCCCTCTACTTTGTAAGGTAGATGTTTGTCCGACCAACAAGCAAATTTAAGAAACTCgctatctctccttccatctttGAAAAACAAGGCTGTATGTAAACAATCTAATCAAACATAGAATTTGTAATATCCGTTGGAAATTGAAGGACATTAAAAATGGTGGCTTCTAATAAGCATGCTGGGATTGTCATCTGCATGGCAAAGGATCTctagggagaagggaaaagattgGTCAAGCACAATTATCTTGTAtaacagttaaaatttttaaccACTCCAATATGTTGATGGTGAGATTTAATCTTAGTGTAAAGATACCTTTGTGAACCATTGGGATTTATCATGCACACAAAGCAATTTAGACATGCATGGTTCTTGCCTTTAAGgatctttctaaaatggaatCCCTCTCCATGGATACTCATTTGTATTGGTGGAATTTCTtgctaagaaaacaaaatgtctttcaaaatcCCAGGTTGTTATCAACTTGTCATATTGGAAAGATAATACAATTTCAGCTGAATATTCCCTCTCCAGTCAAACGTTAATGAGATAATGAGCTCAGTTTAATTTCCTGGTAAGGACACCATTTTCAAATCACTAAGTCCCCAGACAATTCTGGCATTTCTCACCACCTTCATTCTTGGAGCCTTCATTTTTGCTGCCCTTCATTTACAAAGAAACCGTACACGATGCAGTTTCCAATTTTTAGCACAACCTTTCCCCAGTTTGAATTTCATCTTAGCCTATATTTTATTTGCCTATCTGGTCCCACTGCCCATCGCCttcattaagagagagagacagacacataggCTGAAGGACACAACCAGCGGAATTGGTGTCTTTTGCAAGATGGAAATCATGGCAGGTCCAGAAACTGATGCCCAATTCCAATTCACTGGTATGAAAAAACACTTCAGCTCTTACACCCTCACAGGTAGAATGAATTGTGTACTGGCCACATATGGAGGCATCGCTTTGATGGTCTTGTACTTCAAGTTAAGGTCTAAAAAAACACCAGCTGTGAAAGCAACATAAACAGATTTTAAAGTGTACCTCATCTGTTAAGTTCCCATGCCTGGAGAAGCTAATGTCAACACATCATGTGGTACTCAATTTGTACAATAAATTatgaaactggaaagaaaaaaaatagagagacagacagacagacagagactggAATGGAGAAGACATTGCACTAGCGACTAAGAACACATACTAATAGACTAAGAGCCTATTCTTAGAGTGTGTAGCCCAGTGTAGATAACTGGCTGACCCACCTAAGTATTCTGTGCTGGGAAAAGGGGTGTAGCCTTGTGGGAACGCCATGGAGTGTTTATTCCTGCTTGGAGGAATCAGAAAAGGCTTCTTAGAGGAGATACTTTTCAACTGAGCCTTCAAGGATGAGTAAGAATATCCAAGGTGAAGAAAAGAAGATACGGATACTCCCTAAATGCTTGAAATACACCAGGGACTTCGGAGGTATGACAGGAAAGTGAAAGTGGATGAGTATATTGTGACCCGATGGGGGACTTGAATCCTATGTGAAGACATTGTACTTCATCCTGTGATCTAAAAAAGTCtaccatgggggcgcctgggtggctcagtcacttaagcatccaactcttggatttcagctcatgtcatgatctcacagttcatgagctcaagccccgctttgggctctgggctgacagtatggagcctgcttggaattctctctctctctctctctctctctctctctctctctctctctcttttttcttcttcttcttcttcttcttcttcttcttcttcttcttcctctccctctctgctcccctctctcagcctctccgccacttgtgctctgtctccctcaaaataaataaacttaaaaaaatttttttttctaacttaccATAGATTTTTTCAGCAAGGAAACAACAGCTTCAAAACTGGAAATCATGGTTAAAGTAGAAGTCAGAGAAACTTGTCAAGggaaatttcaaagacaaaatagGAGGGGAGGAGACCCTAAACCAGGATATTGGGAGTGgacaggagagaaaaggggaggtaGGACAACCTCCTGCTTCCTAGTATCACAAGCAGATCTCCTATGAGCATTTCTGTTCTCATATCCTCCACACTTTAAACGTTTATCCGTTTCCCATCCCTCATGCACACTTCTGCTGAGAGCTAAAAACAAGGTTCTCTGCATTCATTTGaatctctttttatgttttgaaaatgaagactGGCAGATAATAATATCTCATCAGCTCAATTCCCAAAACACCAGCTGGTGGCCTCTTCGGGGTGACCTGGAACAAGCCACAGAGAGCGTGGTTGACTGTGCTTGCTGCTGATTAAGGCTAACTCCAGGTTCCACAGGCTGCGACAGCCAGCTGGGACACTGCTAC encodes:
- the LOC102954512 gene encoding ATP synthase membrane subunit K, mitochondrial-like, with product MAGPETDAQFQFTGMKKHFSSYTLTGRMNCVLATYGGIALMVLYFKLRSKKTPAVKAT